In Iodobacter fluviatilis, one DNA window encodes the following:
- a CDS encoding ABC transporter substrate-binding protein, with protein sequence MYFRFIIIFTYLLLFPLELKAAEINEKPPYKIMMILYRGFTDAEKGFVSYFKQHHIAAEFIIRDAQADNTKIAEFVSEARELKPDLIYTFGTTVTAEVVGLVGQVNPEKHITDIPVVFNIVADPIGARLVKNMQASGRNLTGASHLVPLSAQMNALQKMRSTQTLGVIYNSQEKNAVLAVQGLEKIAAKNKFSLDLSPVALDENNKPGLDGIKKATQELLARKPQFIYIPSDSFMIKNAQTVVQAAQAAKIPVFSATEAPVRNDGALLGLVSTYFNVGELAAHKAEQILLKKEHVSKIPVELLNRFTYLVNMGAAKKLGIYPPLAVVKFAELISPLDGVDASE encoded by the coding sequence ATGTATTTTCGTTTCATAATTATATTTACATATTTGTTACTTTTTCCTTTGGAGTTAAAAGCAGCTGAAATAAATGAAAAACCACCGTATAAAATAATGATGATTCTTTATCGTGGATTTACCGACGCAGAAAAAGGGTTTGTTTCATATTTTAAGCAACACCACATTGCAGCTGAATTTATTATTCGTGATGCGCAAGCTGATAATACAAAAATTGCCGAATTTGTGAGTGAAGCACGTGAATTAAAGCCGGATTTGATCTACACCTTTGGCACAACGGTAACCGCAGAAGTGGTTGGTTTAGTCGGGCAGGTTAATCCTGAAAAGCATATTACGGATATTCCGGTTGTATTTAATATTGTTGCTGACCCAATTGGGGCAAGGCTTGTTAAAAACATGCAGGCTTCCGGGCGAAATTTAACAGGTGCATCACATTTAGTGCCACTGAGTGCACAAATGAATGCACTACAGAAAATGCGCAGTACGCAAACACTGGGTGTGATTTATAACTCACAGGAAAAAAATGCAGTACTTGCAGTGCAAGGGCTGGAAAAAATTGCAGCTAAAAATAAATTTTCTTTAGATTTATCTCCTGTTGCGCTTGATGAGAATAATAAACCGGGACTTGATGGGATAAAAAAGGCTACACAAGAATTATTAGCAAGAAAACCCCAGTTTATATATATCCCATCAGATTCATTTATGATTAAAAATGCGCAGACAGTGGTGCAGGCAGCACAGGCAGCAAAAATCCCCGTCTTTTCTGCCACCGAAGCGCCTGTTCGGAATGATGGCGCATTATTGGGGCTGGTGAGTACCTATTTCAATGTGGGGGAATTAGCCGCACATAAGGCAGAACAGATACTTTTAAAGAAAGAGCACGTCTCAAAAATACCTGTTGAGTTATTAAACCGGTTTACCTATTTGGTAAATATGGGGGCGGCAAAAAAATTAGGGATCTATCCTCCTTTGGCTGTGGTTAAGTTTGCAGAATTAATCTCTCCGCTGGATGGGGTTGATGCAAGTGAATGA
- a CDS encoding class III lanthipeptide has translation MTEKSENIKNASLESDVQSNEEKSKVLDLQELAEVSGGVTGETPSEWSTVSNYCASEAEQNGAA, from the coding sequence ATGACAGAAAAATCTGAAAATATTAAAAACGCTAGTTTAGAAAGTGATGTTCAATCAAATGAAGAAAAGTCCAAGGTATTGGATCTTCAGGAACTTGCGGAAGTCAGTGGTGGCGTTACGGGTGAAACTCCATCTGAATGGAGTACTGTGAGCAATTATTGTGCAAGCGAAGCGGAACAAAACGGTGCTGCATAA
- a CDS encoding class III lanthipeptide: MTKKSENIAVENDSVVSDDKSKVLDLQTLAEISGGVTGETPADWSTVSNHCGKAEESNVE; the protein is encoded by the coding sequence ATGACTAAGAAATCAGAGAATATTGCTGTAGAAAATGACAGTGTAGTTAGTGATGACAAATCTAAAGTTTTAGATTTACAGACTCTGGCTGAAATTAGTGGAGGGGTTACAGGTGAAACTCCTGCTGATTGGAGCACTGTCAGCAATCATTGTGGTAAAGCTGAAGAAAGTAACGTTGAATAA
- the lanKC gene encoding class III lanthionine synthetase LanKC has protein sequence MENSLRELLNSNSNDYFIPQSAYKPSMFYYEHVSKQLPNMWRLNQGHFWTQTLSPKAKHPAQGWKIHVSALPESALRILNKVASVCFSYGVEFKFASDPHILISQLRKSCSRQSAGKFITIYPGSDEIFKRLIESLYAELKDEKGPYILSDRQYKDASVLFYRYGGIQSFPEINVNGERTLCILNDKYEFIEDIRSPYFILPDFVTDELCLKISPLTNANKTVEKINVQLFGGKYEIISVIKHSNAGGVYKAKNVVTQQEAIIKECRPYVEINDEGVDSIERLKKEFRILSKISKTEISAEALDFFEEWNHSFMAQELIEGQNLRQYIARSNKLIHATSSDRVMKQWFEDVLNISVQLFEKIILLHEYGIVFGDLSLNNIIVNPGNLNIKLIDFEGAFELGVDRNTNMFSPGFGKHSRKVKKTVDFYDDYYALGSFLMAMILPNPTLSEINEDFVTIALGELRKDIGLPYGYIECVNYLYSDEVIDLGVCVEKLKMCSVNEISGYKFKVDNKKSIHAFCENVVSKVFEYNANMMDVSLSGRILPFGPKFDDCMAVDHGVLGVAYAWHKASDSVPDTLNDWILRQFKLEAHLPGLMNGLSGMAWALFETGHQKLAGQALKMAAGHRLLFQKMSLAYGAAGYGLACLNLWQKTNKEHYLSEAVKIADIICETAMAEGDGCSWDNVEGKGTGVGLMEGASGIALFLLNIYCATKNARYLLVGENGIKFDISCGREIEGTFGFPKHTVNGNNILYPYLAHGSAGVASVALRYYVITKNVEYLHFIEKVKPAIAQKYTISPDLFSGLSGLANYMLDVYEFLGDESYLDLAYRAAEGLKLFTIKRKEGFSYPLLTPNKICTDYSSGSAGVALFMNRLINHSGNFNFMTDELIKCFHSEDSDLLLTMP, from the coding sequence GTGGAAAATTCTTTGCGAGAGTTGTTGAATAGCAATAGTAATGATTATTTTATCCCGCAATCTGCATACAAACCATCTATGTTTTATTATGAACATGTCTCTAAACAGCTTCCGAATATGTGGCGTTTAAATCAAGGCCATTTTTGGACTCAGACTTTGTCTCCAAAGGCAAAGCATCCTGCTCAGGGCTGGAAAATTCATGTTTCAGCCTTGCCTGAATCTGCATTGCGAATTTTAAATAAAGTCGCATCGGTTTGCTTTAGCTATGGTGTTGAATTTAAGTTCGCCAGTGATCCGCATATCTTAATTTCGCAGCTGCGTAAGAGCTGCTCGCGTCAGTCTGCCGGAAAATTTATAACTATTTACCCGGGGAGTGATGAGATATTTAAAAGACTGATTGAGTCACTTTATGCAGAGTTAAAAGATGAAAAGGGGCCGTATATATTGTCCGACCGGCAGTATAAAGATGCATCGGTACTTTTTTACCGCTACGGAGGTATTCAGTCATTCCCGGAGATTAACGTAAATGGCGAAAGAACGCTGTGTATCTTAAATGACAAATACGAATTTATTGAAGATATCCGATCCCCGTATTTTATTCTTCCTGATTTTGTTACAGATGAACTTTGCCTGAAAATTTCTCCTTTGACGAATGCAAATAAAACTGTTGAAAAAATAAATGTACAACTGTTTGGCGGAAAATATGAAATTATTTCCGTTATTAAACATTCAAATGCTGGCGGCGTTTATAAGGCTAAAAACGTGGTTACACAGCAAGAGGCAATTATCAAAGAGTGCAGGCCTTATGTTGAAATTAATGATGAAGGTGTTGATTCGATAGAACGTCTAAAAAAAGAGTTTAGGATTTTATCAAAAATATCAAAAACAGAGATCAGTGCTGAAGCTTTGGATTTTTTTGAGGAGTGGAATCATTCGTTTATGGCCCAGGAGTTGATTGAGGGGCAAAATTTGCGTCAATATATTGCCAGATCCAATAAGCTGATTCATGCAACTTCTTCCGACAGAGTGATGAAGCAGTGGTTTGAAGATGTATTAAATATATCAGTGCAGCTTTTCGAAAAAATTATACTACTGCATGAGTATGGTATTGTATTTGGCGATTTGTCTCTGAACAATATTATTGTCAACCCGGGTAATTTGAATATAAAGCTGATTGATTTTGAAGGGGCTTTTGAGCTAGGGGTAGATAGAAATACGAATATGTTTTCGCCTGGCTTTGGTAAGCATTCCAGAAAAGTTAAAAAGACAGTTGATTTTTATGATGATTATTATGCATTAGGTAGTTTTTTGATGGCAATGATTTTGCCAAACCCTACCTTGAGTGAAATTAATGAGGATTTTGTAACGATAGCGCTGGGTGAATTAAGAAAAGATATTGGGCTGCCTTATGGGTATATCGAATGTGTGAATTATCTTTATTCAGATGAAGTCATTGATCTTGGTGTTTGCGTTGAAAAATTAAAGATGTGCAGCGTAAATGAAATAAGTGGGTATAAATTTAAAGTTGACAACAAAAAAAGCATTCATGCATTTTGCGAAAATGTAGTTAGTAAAGTTTTTGAATATAATGCCAATATGATGGATGTGTCCTTATCAGGTCGAATTTTGCCCTTTGGCCCCAAATTCGATGATTGCATGGCTGTAGATCATGGCGTGCTTGGGGTGGCATATGCATGGCATAAAGCTTCTGATTCTGTTCCCGATACATTGAATGATTGGATATTGCGTCAGTTTAAATTAGAGGCGCATTTGCCGGGTTTGATGAACGGCCTGAGCGGAATGGCTTGGGCATTATTTGAAACAGGCCATCAGAAGCTGGCAGGACAAGCATTAAAAATGGCGGCAGGGCATCGTTTATTATTCCAAAAAATGTCTCTTGCTTATGGTGCAGCAGGCTATGGCTTAGCCTGCCTTAATTTATGGCAAAAAACAAATAAAGAGCACTATCTGTCTGAGGCAGTGAAAATAGCCGATATTATTTGTGAGACTGCAATGGCAGAGGGCGATGGTTGCTCATGGGATAATGTTGAAGGTAAAGGGACTGGCGTGGGGCTTATGGAGGGTGCCAGCGGCATTGCTCTTTTCTTACTGAATATATATTGCGCTACAAAAAATGCCCGTTATTTATTGGTTGGTGAAAACGGGATTAAATTTGATATTTCTTGCGGAAGAGAAATCGAAGGGACATTTGGTTTTCCAAAGCATACTGTTAATGGGAACAATATACTCTATCCTTACCTAGCGCATGGTAGTGCAGGTGTGGCCAGTGTTGCATTGCGTTATTACGTCATAACAAAGAATGTAGAATATCTTCACTTTATTGAAAAAGTAAAACCAGCCATTGCACAGAAATATACTATTTCTCCAGATTTGTTTTCCGGGCTGTCAGGCTTGGCGAATTATATGCTGGATGTTTATGAATTTTTGGGCGATGAGTCATATCTTGACCTAGCTTATCGGGCTGCGGAAGGGTTGAAATTATTTACCATTAAAAGAAAAGAAGGTTTTTCTTATCCGCTTCTGACTCCTAATAAAATTTGTACTGATTATTCATCCGGCTCTGCCGGAGTGGCCCTCTTTATGAATCGTTTAATTAATCATAGTGGAAATTTTAATTTTATGACTGATGAGCTGATTAAGTGTTTTCATTCAGAAGATAGTGATTTATTGCTCACTATGCCATGA
- a CDS encoding TolC family protein, producing MFFSLFYLDTRASEFWLSTAIEQSLKQNPDIQIQSTQIAVAQGQYLQAAGQFDWVLSSGLLYDKKVTPQINSADGLLINSGYQLGMSKQLHNGMSLNGSLDALASDGQLLQQNRLKFDVSLIVPLLHGRDATASSEDVAKLNIELSRYQLRDRIAQTLYNTLLAYWNYRSRVDLEKVAQSSEERSQSLLRSIQKLVDAGEKPRADLVLLQADHSDKISRRQAAALARIEARTVLGRLLGLDELAIKQLPEPSDALPAQLTTLPFFSTEAISIAALQQRPDVRALAVQLDAARRQMQAVQERLKPQLDLQLGLGYAKASEGGSRYGFAAEAGQIQASPSVFARLNYQFPLQNNSASGAMQERSALLSQLLIRQKDLNIGVASGIESAWQALSNSSEQLKVAKQALSLYELAVSQEVVKQKNGISTLIDVINVETRFVSARVNYLQLQLAYASALAKLRFETGTLLPVASMHDDEVVSLDVSDMAGLGPLTSFH from the coding sequence ATGTTTTTTTCGTTATTTTATCTTGATACAAGAGCTTCTGAATTTTGGCTATCCACCGCCATTGAGCAATCTCTAAAGCAAAACCCAGACATACAAATTCAAAGCACTCAGATTGCTGTTGCTCAGGGGCAGTATTTGCAGGCGGCCGGGCAATTTGATTGGGTTTTGTCTTCTGGCCTTTTATACGATAAAAAAGTCACACCGCAAATCAATAGCGCAGATGGGCTGTTGATAAATAGCGGCTATCAATTGGGGATGAGTAAGCAACTGCATAATGGCATGAGTTTGAATGGCAGCTTAGATGCCCTCGCTAGTGATGGGCAGCTGTTGCAGCAAAATCGGCTTAAATTTGATGTGTCTCTGATTGTGCCATTGCTGCATGGCCGTGATGCCACTGCCTCTTCAGAAGATGTGGCTAAGCTGAATATTGAGCTGAGCCGTTATCAACTGCGGGACCGTATTGCGCAGACGCTTTATAACACGCTGCTGGCGTACTGGAATTACCGCAGCCGGGTGGATTTAGAAAAAGTAGCGCAGAGTAGTGAGGAGCGTAGCCAGAGCCTGCTGCGCTCTATTCAAAAGCTGGTGGATGCGGGTGAAAAGCCGCGAGCCGATTTGGTTTTGCTACAAGCAGATCACAGCGACAAAATCAGCCGGCGGCAAGCAGCGGCGCTGGCGCGTATCGAGGCCAGAACGGTGCTGGGTCGCTTATTGGGCCTAGATGAGCTGGCGATCAAGCAGCTGCCTGAGCCCTCTGATGCCTTGCCTGCCCAGCTAACAACGCTGCCGTTTTTTTCTACCGAAGCAATCAGTATTGCGGCCTTGCAGCAACGCCCAGACGTAAGAGCGCTGGCAGTGCAGCTGGATGCGGCGCGGCGGCAGATGCAGGCAGTGCAGGAGCGGCTTAAACCTCAGCTGGATTTACAGCTGGGGCTGGGCTATGCCAAGGCATCGGAGGGCGGTAGCCGCTATGGCTTTGCCGCAGAAGCTGGGCAAATTCAAGCCTCGCCCTCGGTGTTTGCTCGGCTAAATTATCAATTTCCTTTGCAAAACAATAGTGCCAGTGGGGCCATGCAAGAGCGCTCTGCACTGCTGTCTCAGCTCTTAATTCGGCAAAAAGATTTAAATATAGGGGTAGCTTCTGGAATAGAAAGCGCTTGGCAGGCTTTATCTAATAGCAGCGAGCAACTCAAAGTGGCAAAGCAAGCTTTGTCCTTGTACGAGCTGGCGGTGAGCCAAGAAGTAGTCAAACAAAAAAATGGGATTTCCACCCTAATTGATGTGATCAATGTCGAAACGCGCTTTGTCAGTGCCAGGGTGAATTACTTGCAACTACAGCTGGCCTACGCCAGTGCGCTGGCTAAATTGCGCTTTGAAACTGGCACGCTACTGCCCGTAGCCAGCATGCATGATGACGAGGTGGTTTCACTAGATGTCAGCGATATGGCTGGTTTAGGGCCACTTACTTCTTTCCATTAA
- a CDS encoding NHLP bacteriocin system secretion protein yields MQKKGLFRQVALNRLSSPEELDSLLQVTSSKGWIALAGIALLLLTLIAWSVLGKLPTKLMGQQCILVKNGGVIVLTTSASGRLSDLAVEPGDMVTRGQIIGRLEQYDLLQKIKSSEARLKEVEAQHAQAVAMAAQGLSLRDATMGQQTQNLQRQLASANQRGQLLQERINSQASLFEQGLITKQTLITSQLELEAVRLEAETIKGQFKQQDVARLEGKKQSDNEVVQTQNQLDDVKRTLALMRRDAKNFTSIISPYSGRVLEVKAAEGQLVERGTQLISVEQGGVDMNEIEAYIYLPAAEGKKVSAGMKVEISPSTAKREEFGFCLHLLAVLPITLLPIRA; encoded by the coding sequence ATGCAAAAAAAAGGTCTTTTCAGGCAAGTTGCACTTAACCGCCTATCCTCGCCCGAAGAGCTAGATAGCTTGCTGCAAGTCACTTCTAGCAAGGGCTGGATTGCCTTGGCGGGAATTGCCCTCTTGTTGCTCACACTGATTGCGTGGTCTGTGCTTGGTAAGCTGCCAACTAAGCTTATGGGCCAGCAATGCATCTTGGTCAAAAATGGTGGGGTGATTGTACTGACGACTTCGGCCAGTGGGCGCTTATCTGATCTGGCTGTCGAGCCTGGCGATATGGTGACGCGTGGACAAATCATTGGTCGGTTGGAGCAGTATGACTTGCTACAAAAAATCAAATCAAGCGAGGCGCGTTTAAAAGAGGTAGAGGCTCAGCATGCCCAAGCGGTGGCAATGGCGGCGCAAGGTTTGTCGCTGCGGGATGCGACTATGGGGCAGCAAACACAAAATTTGCAGCGCCAGTTGGCATCGGCTAATCAACGCGGGCAATTGCTGCAAGAGCGTATAAACAGTCAAGCCTCGTTGTTTGAGCAGGGTTTGATTACCAAGCAAACCTTAATTACATCGCAGCTGGAGCTGGAAGCGGTTCGTTTAGAAGCTGAAACCATTAAGGGCCAGTTTAAGCAGCAGGATGTGGCGAGGCTAGAGGGCAAAAAGCAGAGTGATAATGAAGTGGTACAAACCCAGAACCAGCTAGATGACGTAAAGCGCACGCTGGCTTTGATGCGACGGGATGCCAAGAATTTTACTTCTATTATCAGCCCTTATTCAGGTCGGGTGCTGGAAGTCAAGGCGGCGGAGGGGCAGTTGGTTGAGCGGGGTACGCAGCTGATCAGCGTGGAGCAGGGCGGAGTTGATATGAATGAAATCGAAGCTTATATCTATTTACCCGCAGCTGAGGGCAAGAAAGTCAGTGCCGGGATGAAGGTGGAGATCAGCCCAAGTACGGCTAAACGTGAAGAGTTTGGTTTTTGCCTGCATTTATTAGCAGTGTTGCCGATTACCCTTCTACCGATCAGGGCCTGA